The sequence GATGCACAtacaatacatacatatttataggaAACCAAAGTGTCAAAGAGGAGAGGTGGAGGCCCCTCACCTCAGCCTTGGGGTCCTGTGGAGAAAGGGTGGGAGGAAGAAAGTGCATTTACACAGAAGCCTCCTCCCTTCACCTGCATGTCTGAGGGCGCCCACATACAGGTGGACACGCGAATGGGGGACGGGGGGCCTTTCAGATGCAGTCAGCATGCTTAGGAGACACGAGGCCTTGGagtgggggctgagggagggaaAAAGACACTGGAACTTGACTCCGATCAGAGCAGACCAAGCAACATGCGGGTCTCCCCCCCGGGTCTTGGCTGGATCTATCTCCTCAACTGCCTCTGCCCAGGGAGGAGGTTTAGGGTGTGCCCACCCTGTGCCCCTGCCTCGGGCCTGTCCCTAGAGCAGGAGTGGGACGCAGAGCATTTGGTGGTTTGGACAGTTACAGTCCTGGGGATGTGGCTGCCTCTGCCACGCTGTCTTCCAGGGGGGTTCCAGGGCCTGCGGAGGATGCagggaggacagtgaggagctggcctCTGAGATGAGCCTCCCTCTTATGTTTTGCCTGGAAAGTCCTCAAGCTCATGAGTAGCTCCTTTGGCGCCATCCATCTGTGACAAGGCATTCTCCTCCAGAAACCCTAGTTTCTTATGGGGCCTGGGAAGGGCTGTCTACTGAACCCCACTTTTGTTTCATCAGCCCCCAAAACCCACGGGTAGGTATGTGCTTTGTCTCCCTGAGATAGAACATCACCATGTCCCTGACCCACTCAATCTGGTTCTGAGCCATTAAAAGATTTTAGATGTGAGACTAGGCTCCCTCTGGTTTGTTATCTCCATAACCCAAGGAAATAGAGGGCTCAATTCTAAGATTTTAGGGGCGTTTCTGTGGGGCCTCCCTATAATTATATCTTTCTGAAGCTGAGGGAATGGATTAACTGTATGTAAGGGGGAAATGAGACCCTCTTCTCAGAACCCTCTCTCTCCTCACACTGCGTGGAGACATTTGCTCCCTAGCTGGATGCCTTCTCCCCCAGGGTAGGTACAAAGAGGGAAGTGGCTTCACTCACCACCCTCAGGGCAAGGCCCCAGTGCATGGCTGTCCCTGGAGTCAGAGGCCACGGCTTCCTTGGCTGGAAGTGACAGGGCGCTGTCTGTCCATCTAGCCACCTCTGTGTGGAAACTGCCCACAGGTGTGGTGCCACCAGACGACTCTCCCCCAAGGGACCTGAGCAGCTCTCTGTGGgccagctccatgtcctagaagaGTTGCAGGGGAATGTCTGCTCTCATCCGTCTGTTCATAAGGTCCCTGGGGGAGGGACCACGCTCTCTTATGTGTGCTGGGCCCTCGGGATGGGGCTGCGCTTGAGGGTGGCTAGACGGGCTGAGGGAAGagccccaggccaggccaggaTCTAGGGCTCCCCTGGACACACACATCACTGAAGGCCTCCAGGGACCCAGGCCCCGTTTCCCTCACCTTGAGCCTGTTGAGCTTGAGGGTGAGCTGCTCAATGGTGCAGAAGATCATGCCCACGTCCCTGAGGGCCAGGCTTGGGGGAGAGCGGCCGGGGCGCCTCTGATCTCCATTGCTTCCTGGCAGCTGGGGCGGAGGCTCTGCCTGCCAGGCGGGGAGGCTGTCAGGCTGGGAGTGGTTCGTGGGTGCCCCTGAGGGGTCCGTGCTTGAGTCCAGGGGTCCTGCTGGCATGCTGACATAAAAACAGTTCCCTGTCCCCACAGCAAGAGAAAGAGGTTAGGAGGCAAATAGAGAGAAAGTCTAAGCCATCCTCCGCTCCCTTGGTGTTCCCTGTGCTGACTGACAGGACCGGGGAAGCCGCCCTGCAGATGAGCTCAGAGCGTGCTGGCCTCACGCTGCCTACCCATCTCCTACAGCTCTCCTCCTCCAGAGAGCCTTCCAGATAGCAGTGTTGCAAAGTTCGGCCCATACCAGGGGAAGTGGTGGAAGTTAAAGGAGAAGTGGCAGGAGTGTCGTCTTTCATCTGGGAGCAGGGGAGTGGCTCCCATTCCGTGAAGGAAGGGGAAAGAGGTGGTGGGCTGGTTTCAGGCACTTGTGAAAAGGAGCCAGCAGCGGCTTCCTTCACTCTGCCCCGTCTCAAGCTCCGCTGATGAACTTCAGCACCATCCCCTGACCCACTGCCATCTATTTCACGATGCTAGAAACACCTCAGCTCATCAGAGGGGGGTCTGAGACAGCTGGAGGAAGGATGTAGTGGGTCCCTGACAGAGCAGTAAGCATGGGTACACACGGAGGAACCTAGGAGGCCAGGTAAGCCTATTTCACGGTGACCTTGGAGTGGTGGCTCAGAATATCAGGCTAAGGACACTAGGCTTCCCCGCTCAATCTCATGACTGAGCACAGGCTGCCTAACCCTACTGCTCTGAAAGGGGCCTGTGCAGCTCTTGCCAAGTGGGTGGCACAGGGTCTGTTCCCCTGTCCTGAGGCCCACGTCCTACTCCCCTCCCATTCCAGACAGCTGAGGGGGCGTACAGGCATGTGTCCCCGTCTGCCTGCAGGCAGGACTCCAACTCCCAAGCCCAGCTCTACCCCCACAGGTCCCGCACTCCAGCCCTGGCCTGTCTCTGGCTCCAAGGAGAAGTTCATTACCCGTAGCCTTTGCTCCGCCTTCCACTTCAGGTGGCTCAGGCTCTGACTGGCCACTCTCTGGTAGTGCAGGGACAACCTTGCTGCCTGCCACCTCAGCTGCAccgacaccaccaccaccagggagagcagagaccgaaagagaaggaaagggaagggagagagagtagGATGGAGAGGGAGATAGgagggggagtggggggtggagaaaaagaaaaagggaagaaccAAGTGAACACAAGATCACACATGATTACACCCAGGGAGCTGCAAAGAACTTTCCACCAATTcactgaaggagagaaggaaggtcaGTTCCCAGAAACCCAGGAGAGAGGGCAGACCTTGCGCAGATGGAACGAAAAGTGCTCCGGGAAAGGGAGGCAGAGCTGCGCACTAGGGGAGGCTAGGAAACCCCCTCAGCACTGACTTGGACCCCATCCCACCCCTCGTGAGCACCCTCCGCGCCTCATTTCATCTTTCCTGCCTCACTCCCCTGATCAGTCTCCTGTCTTCAGctttcctcctccccctgcccgggGCATCCCTCCCCTGGGCTCACTGCTCTGGCCAGACAAACCTGTCCTGAGCACCTATCCTGGCTAGTCTTGGCTCTTCTTGTTTTAAAGCCATTCATAGTATTCCACAAGCTGGGGCACCCTCCCCACGCCCTTACCCTCCATGTGCCTTCCCAGCCTTGTCCTACAGCGCCCCCGCCTTTGCTCGACCTCTAGTGCAGCTGCCGTCTCCACCCCCACACTGCCAGCTCCATCATCACTGCTCTCTGCAGTGACTGGCTGCGAGCATCGCCCGTGTCTTTCTGGGAATGAGGCTCCTAAGAAGAGCCTCGTCTTTTCCTTAGGACTGGAAGATCAGTGAAGAACACCAGCAGAAACTTGTACTGAGAGTAGATGCATGCAGGCAGCAGGTAATATCCTCCTATTGTAGAATGAGGTGCAGAGATGATTCAGAattttgtctaaggtcacacagatatTAAGTGACAGAGACAGGGTTCTGAACCTTGGCTGTGCGACCCCAAAGCCTTTGCATGGTATCAACATGTCTCCTTCTCCCAAGATCCAGTGCGAGCCCCTGCACACACGGTTTCCAGGGTAAAGGGGGGGAAGGAAGGAGCCATTTGGAACACTTGCCTCTACCCTAGCAAAGCTAGGCATTTGTCTCCCCAGTGGACACTCCAACTTATTTTACCTTTTCTCACAACTTTGTAACTTCCTGCTGTCTCTGTGCTTGAAGTTTCTTCCTCTAGATTCCTGTCCAGCTCAGGAGACTCCCAGATCCCAGAATTTCTGGTCCTTGGGGGCAAGTGTTCCAGAGAAGAGAGAGCCACGTCCTCCTGCTCTGGCTGGCCCCCCTCTGGTCCTGGGAGCTGGGTGTTGTCCCCTTCACCCCCAGTGGCAGCTGGCCCTGGGGAGCCTGGGTCCCAGGGGTGAGAGGTGATGCTGATGACAGAAGGTGTGGGTGTCAGGTCGTCCTCGGGCTCCCTGGCAGCCTGTGGTTCCACAGAGTGACCCGGTAGCAGGCTCCACAAGATCAGGTGCCGCAGGTTCTCCACTGGAGGGGAAACAGGGTGATGGCTTCCCCAGCACAGGACTGCACACCACGCCAGCGGCGGGAGAGCACAGAGGTGGCAGGAGGGtcgctgctcccctcccccacccctaactTGGTGAAACAGCCTCCTCAGTCACAGAGTGGAGCTGGAGGGCTCTGGCCAACCGCTTTGGTGGTGGTAGGGGGCGGGCGGAGAGAAGGGGAGCGACAATTGTCTCTCTGCATCCATCTCTCCTGAAGCACAACCAGGGGAGCCTTCAAGCAAGTGGAGTGTGGAGATGTCTGCCAGTTCACACTGGCCACGCTACTGGGGGATGGGGCTGATGGCAGAGTCCACGGGGCACTCACCATCTTCCAGGGCTGCATCAGCGAGTCCTTCCATGAACAGAGGgcctgggaggggcaggaggatCGGGTCCCTTGTCCTGCTGCCCCTGTTCTCTACATCCAGGGATGTGGAAGCGTGAGGCAGGACacccacctcctcttcctctacACTGCCCTCCTGCTCAGGATCCTCTAGCAGGACTGGGTGCTTCCCTTTGACCCTCTGCTGGGGCCCAGTGCCTGTTTTGAACGGGAGGACAGAGTaaggcagggaaagagggagggcagGTATGGGCTGATCCCATGCCCAGCGTTGGATTCAGGGGGCAGGGAACATCAGCTGATTCATTCCacagatgtttactgagcacctgctacgGCAGGCACTGTCTCAGGCTCTTGGCATACAGCAGTAAATAAAACAGAGATCCCTGCCCGTGTGGAGCTTAAATTCTAGTGGAGGGACatgtagaaataataaaagaaataattatctaAATAAATGAGAAGGTGAGAAGTGCTatagggaggaagaaaaaatcGAGCAGGCATGTGGGACCAGGACTGCTGGTTACACATTAAACCGAGTGGTCAAAGGTGGTGTATGGATGCCGAGATAACACTTGTACAAAGACTTGCAGGAGGTGTGAGAGTTAGGAGGAAAAGCATTCTaagcagagagaaacagaaaagggACTGGGAGATTTCTCTCTAAACCCAAGACGTGAAGTTACTCACATAAAAAACTTCAATGAGAATTCTGTTTGGGACCCTCCCGCCCCTGCCAATCCCCTCCCAGTAATCGTGCCCTAAGCCCTCTGAGCTCCCACTCCTTGCAGTCTCTTCGTGCATCGCATTCCCATTAGTAACCcctgcctggaggaagaggggcccCTGGACCCTGCCTGACTGCCCCTCTCTTCCTACACTGCTAGATACCTGCCACCAGAAAGCCAGGGTTGGAGTCTCTGTTCAAGTGAGCTAGTCTCCACTTGCTCGAGTCtgttctcctttctcctccagaCTCTTTCCTCCTCACCCCGTTTCCTCTGTTCTTCTCATCAGACCTCCTACCTCTGGCCCTGATGGACTTCTCCCATCAACCCACACCCACACCTGACCACCTCCCTACCTTTGCCTACAAAAAATGGACTGGGGTGGGCTCCCACAAAGGCCATTCAGGGGACTTACCTCTAGGAAGCTCGTCAGGTTCTGGCTCCCCATGGAACACTTCTGAGTCATCCAGTCCCACCCTGAGGGGAGAAACAGCCAAGGGGGAGGGACGGTCACCTGCTGGGaactctggctctctgccagcCAGGAGGTGGTGACGTCAGGTAATTCCACCCTGGCCTCCAGAGTTAGAAAGGGCAACGAAGGAGTAGGGTCCAAGAGGCGAGGTGTTAGGCTTCGGCACCTGCCGTCTGGCTGGCAACCTGTGGGGGAGGGTGGGTGCCAGCCAAGCTTCTCCTGGTCCCAATTctacaccccccaccccacttcaGGCACAGTCTCCACCACAGCCAGGTGGAGGGCTGTGGGGGGACAGCggacaaggacagaaagcagaGATGTGGGGCATGTCCGTGCTAACATTTGTCTACTGAGGCTGTCCATCCCCAGGGGAGAAGGGCTTGGAAGCAGCAGAAAATGAGTGGTTTGGAGTGGGGATGATGAGGGGGCCTGGAGGGCTAAGCACCTGCTGCGTGTGGGGCTCGGGTGGGCTGGCTCCTGGGGGCCCGGGGGTGGGCGATGGACAGGCGCTGGAGCAGTTCCAGGGTGCCTGGTGGCATTCCGCACGGCCTCGTCTAAGAGCTCCATCCATCTGTTGCTCGGCAGGGACAGAGAGGACTGGTGGTGAGAACAAGACCAAGGCACACAGCATCTCCCCCTACTGACCCCACTGCCCAGAGCTTCGAGGCCCTTCTCCACGCCCTGCCCCCACAACCTTCTGCCTGGCAGGTTCCTACCTCCTCTCTGTCCCGTCTGGTGGCTGCGTGGGGTTCTATTACTTGTAGCTACCAATTACCGAACACCAACCCTCGGttaggctctgtgctaagcattCTGTATCTGTTCTCTCAAAGTAACTTTCCAAGAGGTGGCATTATCCACGTCTTACAGATGAAAACCCTGGCTAAGAAACTGTCTGCCTCAACCTGTCTCCTTCTTCTGTGCCACGCTACCTCCGGCTGGCCACTGTCAGGGGATACGGGGTAGGTGGATGACCTGGCTGGGGATGAGGGTCCTGGAGGTAAACATCTGAGAGGAATGCATACATTTCACAGGCTGGAtgggaaaagggaagaagaacccaaggggaagggagtggggccagagacaTGAAAGAAGCAAAAGGCTGGGAGCCTGCTGAGGACTCCTCTCTGTCACAGGCCGGCTTACAGGGCAGGGATGGGGGTCCTGACAGCCCCTCTATGTCTGTCTCATCTCCCCCTTCCCTGCCCAACCCTTGTCCTCTGACCACTCTGGGGCCCAGCCCTGGCCTCACTGCCCACCGTTCTCATACACACCACCCTGGTCCCAAGGGGACGGCAGTTACGTGTGACCCCTCAATCAATTCTCACGTGTTCTTGTCTGATGACGTCAATGCCACCAGCTCATATATCTGGGGTGGGCCCAACTCAGAGGTGCAGATGATGAAGAAAGCCCGTTTATCTGTGTGAGGAAAGGAAGGTAGAAGGGTCTGCATTGGGGGTGACAGAGGCGTGAGAGCAGCCTGGGCCAGGACAACAGAGTTCGGTCTTGAGGCGCTGACCCTCAACACAAATGAAGAATGCAGCATGGGACAGACCTCAGCCATCAGAACCACTTGGAACTCATTTACAACAGGGACAGAGGCAATTCTGGAACCCCTAATATTATCTTCACGGTCACCCCCATGACCTTCTTGCTCCCCTAACAGTGAGGGGTGACGTTTATATGCCCTATGCATGGCTTAGGGTTCATAAAACTTTCTCATACCCATCATCCCTTTTGATCTCCCTAAGAGGTAGGGTAGCTATCACCCATGTTATAGAGAAACAAAACGAACCCAGAGAATTCAGTTGCCTGGCTCTAGTTCCAGAACTCTTTCTTGTACTCACTCCACTTGTCACTGAAATGTCTCTGTACACTGTACAGCGCTGAACTGTGGGCGCTTCAGTCTTCTGCACCCGAGCTCTGCCTAAGTCACCCGTGAACACGAAGGCTTGTTCTACTCCCCTCTGCCCAATCCCATTCTTCCCAATCCTGCTGAGATGTCTGTAGCCCATCCTAGGTGCCCTCATCCCACCTTGTCTGTTCCAGCTTCTCTATCTTCATCTTGGTCCCCATCCTACCTATCATCCTGGTACATCTTGGACCACATCCTCCTGCTTAGATAGGTCAGGATAGGAGGAAAGGAACACAGGTAGACCAATTAGCTCTCTAAGGCCCCAGATCAGCCCTGCATCACCCAGTGCTCGCTGGACTCTAGTGACAGCGATCATGGCCCTGGGGCCCAGGCCAGCCGAGACCGTCTCCCCATGGTACCTGTGGCCACGGAGCGGATGAGCACAGCATTGAGCTTGAGCACGGGGCTGAAGGTCTGCTTGCTGTCTGAGGAGCCCACGGCTGTCTTGCTGTGGCACTTAAGCAGCAGCTTCTCGTCCTGTTTCTGCAGCAGCACCAGGAGGTCCTCCAGCAGCAGCACGTGGAGGTCTGGAGGGGTGTGGTGGCTGTCAGGCGTTCCCCATCACCCACTCATCCCTCATCAACACACGGGGTACCTCCCGGCTACCTTACTACCCCATTAGAGCCCAGGTTCCAGGGTTTATGATCCAGGGACACAAGAGCCCTGGCGCTGCCCAGCCCACCACAGACTCTCTCGGCCCCACTCCCCTGACACATACCCAAGGTCTTATCCTTGCTGATCCTCCAGGTCAGGGGCCCCTCATGGATCATCTTTCTGGTTGTAAGATCCAGGCTCTGTTAAGGagacaccattcattcattcattcattcattcaacaagtattcgagaacctactatgtgccagtcattgTGCTAAGGTGCCGGGAATCAGTGAACAAGAAACAGTCCTTGTCCTTACATTCGGGGGCAGGGGTGCAGGGGGCGGGGGAGATGACACAGATAAGTAACAAGGCAACTCTGTCCTGTGCACTGCTGTGCAGGGGGATACCCCAATGGCTCTGGCTTGGGTTTCTCATCCACCCCCTGTCACATGCCAGCAACCTTCCTAAGGTCACTCTCTGCTTCACCTGCCCATCCCTTCAGCTTTACTCCTCCCAAATGGTCTTCACCTTTCCCTCAGGCTCTAACTCTCATCCCCTGCTCTCCCAGGCTGAGGTCTAACACCTAGTCTTTGTTGGTGGGGCTGTCTGTCCTTGTCTATCTAGGGGTGGGGTGACGGTGATAACAGGGAGTGTATTGCAGGCCCTGTCATGCTGTCCTATCACAGATAGGCCCGTCTCCTACCTCCAAGATTCTCCAAGGCCTGACCAGAGTTCTGCTCCTAGGGAGCCCAAGAagtatgtgtgtggggggctgACCATGCTGCAGCCTCTGCCTCCTACCTTGAACTCTGCTGCCAGGGGGTTGCTGGCCCTCTCCAGGGAGGTGGTATCCAGGCGTTTCTGGTAGCCCTCTAAACGGTGCCGGTTCTCGGTCTGCTTCACTGCCTCATTCACATACTTGAGAATTTCCCGGCACTGATCCCGGGCCCGGCAGAGCTTCTCGTGCTCAGAGGTCCCACCTGCCAAACGGGGTAGAGGAGGTGCTGAGGGGCTACTGCCTGAGAATTCTGTGAGTCTGACATTACCTGGCTGCCTATAGTCACGGGGACTGGCCTCCTGCAAACCAGCAGGTAAGGGTGTAGATGCGCCACCCTTGCCTAACTCGAGGACCAAGTGTAAGGTCAACTTTTACTGAGTGCCCTTGTGTTTCACACCACTGCTGTGAAGATACAGGTATCTACTGGGGATTCCTGCCTAGACCACAACCAGCTCTACAGAGGTGGAACAGGATGGGAAGGGAACAGGGGGATGGCAATGACTGTGCTCTAGGAACACCTGTTCAAATCAGGTTGAGGTTCCTCACACTTCTATACCCTGACTCCAACATCCCCAATTCGAGCATGCCAAAAGATGCTCAGGATCCCAGGGACAGTGACAATCTGGACCTAGACCCCCTTCTTCAGCCTGGTCCCTACTCTGGACCACGTATGGCTGTATCTTTTGTGCACTCCACAGAGGTGTCCAGCAGGGGGGATGAACTGGGGCTGAAATCCAGCCATGGCCCCCAACGATAATCAGAGAAGCGAAGGTGCCCTCCACATGCCAACCTGTGTCCACTCAGAGGCGTTTCTCTGATTTGCACAAAGGCCCCATATAGGCTAGAGGTGGCCCTTATCTCCTCCTGCTGTTGAGCACCTTATATTTTCTAAGGCACATTTACAATCATTATCTTCTTTGAGACTGACCACaacaaggaaaggaaggagactgaagaccagagaggtcaagtgacttgctAAGCTCACAAAGCAAGTCAGTGCTAGAACTAGGGTCTGAAATGAGGGCTGCTGCCTCCCAGCGCTAGCCCCTCTCAAAGGCCTACCCTCTGTGTGCTTGATGATGTtctccagcagcagtgggtaCTTGGTGAGCCGCTGCATCTCGGAGATGATGAGGTCTCTAAGCTGCAGCCGCCGGCACTGGGGGTGGCTCTCGGCCTCCTAGAAGGCAGGAGGGACAGACAGAGGAAGACGTCAACCTGTGGTTAGGAGCTGGCTTATGGGCTCAGGACCAAGACGGGTGTGAAAATGCCAAACAGATCCTCATCCCAGATGGTCACTCAGAAACAGTGGTGGCAGCTTCTTCCCTGAATCTTTAGGGAAAGGCTGGTAGGGGCAGGGAGACAATGGCCCAAGGAAGGGAGATGGTCAAATAAGCTACATAGAGCAGGTATTTGTCCCACATTGTAGACAAAGAAGCAGAGACCCATCTAAGAGCACACAGGTACTAGTAGGTGAGCCGGGCTTGACTGTTAATCCAGTGTTCTTTTCAACCAACAGTGGGCTCTGTCTTGGGAGTGGGTACGTGTCAGTGATTTTGGAGAGGTGGTGTTGGGGAGGGTGTGGATGGGAGCTGCCGGGTTATCCTCCCTGGTAGAGAAAAGAAGCTGGGAGACCTGGAGCTGGGAGCCAGAAGGAGGGGAGTTCAGGAGATCCTTGGTGAACCtggttaacttttttttctcccagtcttacTGAGATATGACTGACTTGGTTAATTTTTAGTGGCGATGAGGGAAGGCTGAAGGGCGGCCCAGGACACACCTGCATGAAGAGCTGGAATCGGCTCTCCTTGCGCTGCCTGGTCTTGATCAGCTCCAGAGCTATGGACTGATAGGAGCAGAACTGAGCGGCCACTTGCTGGAGCTCCTCCCGGGCGGGGCCGTCAAACTGGGAGGCAGAATGGACATGGGCCCAGGCATCACACCCCCGCCTGGGACGTCTCTCCCCATCTCCTCCTCTGCCACATCCTCTAGCCGTGGGTAATGACACCCATCTCCTCCAAGCAGGAGTTTGCACCATACCCGAGCCAGCATGAGGTCACTGATTTCTTTGATGATGGGGCCCTCCTCCCGGAGCTTCCTCATGGCTTCACACCAGGAATCTGGGGCaaggagagaagaaacagaaacgCCTGGGGTTGAGCTGCACTGCCAGACCCTTTGTGACCAAGAGAAAAGGGATCTTTGACAGCAGTGCTGTGGGGAAGAGTCTGGGGGCCAATTTACTTTTGGGGGAACTGGAATGCTGGTTTCAGGTTATACGTCAAGTTCTCGCACCAAAGAGGACTGGCAAGGGTTATCTACTCAGGGAGGTCCTGGCATGTGGGCAAAACCGGAAGGGAAACCTGAAGGCTAGCCAGAGAAGGAGTCTGGAGGGGGGAGGTCGGCAGACGGGGAGGACAGGCTCCTCACTGTGGATCTCTATGAGTTCAGGCAGGTTGGGAAAGagccgggccagctcctcccggGGCATCAGGTTCTCCTTCTTCATTCGCTGGTAGAAGATCAGGTCCAGGACCCGGAGTGTGCGCAGATGGGAAGCTTCTGTCACAAACAGCTCTGAGAGGGAGTTGTGACAAGGAGGGGTAGAAAGACAGGGAGAAATCAGATTAGCAAGTATCTAGTCACTACCCTGATCCCCAAACGCCCACTTTACTTTTGGGGGAACCGAGTGCCAGTCTCAGATCATACATCAACGTTTCTCCCACCCCAGGGGCTAGAACTGACGTGGCCCTTACCAGGACAGCAACACAGATCTGCTCCTGTCCCTAGGCCCCACCCTATTTAGTCTTTACTACCCTTTGCATCATAGGTGTTCTGCGCCTGTTCCCACACAAGTCGCAGTGGAAGTGGGGGGAGGTGGAATGTGTTCTCACCGTTGATGACCTCCTGCCGGTCAATCTCCCTCTGGCTGAGCCCAGCCACCACATCCTTGCCCACCGTATGCTGCCAGTTTTGGGCGTCCGGCTCTGGCTCCAGGTCAGACAGTTGGCCCAGATCATCCTctaggaggtgggggaggagggcatCTGTGCAGAACCCCAAGTTGGGGGACTCAATGCTCCTGGGGGAAAATGGGCAGTTCAGCCTCAACTGGAGGAAGACCTCACACATGGTGTTTGTCCTTCCTTCTCCTGCCCACCTTGCCTGCCCCAGGCCCGTGGGAAACCAGAGGGCCATGAAGAGGAGAGGAACACCCAATCCACCACTCAGGGTTAGGGGGAGCAGCTGAATGGCTGGGACACAGACACTAAACAGAGACGATACCATCACTCACTTGCGGCCCATTCTGGGGGTGAAAGGAGGGGTGGGGTTCTCAAGAGACCTGTGGAGAGAATGTCAACTCTCAGCaaccctctgcccctgcccctgcccctgagaTATCAGTGGGCTGAgccacctgagccctgctcacctGGTAgagaggctggaggcagaggatGAGGCTGACTGGTGGAGGCGGGCAGCCTCCGCAGCAGCATCCATGTCAACGTCACTGCGAGAGCGGGGCACGTTTTCTGCCTTCCGAGACCGCTTCATCTCCTCCCGGCCCTTCAGGCTCTCAGAGCGGCCCAGGCGAATCTCTGAGCGCGAGCTGGGGTGGGAAGGGCAAGAGACCTTGGGATCTTATGTCCTGGCCAGCTTTTATCTGCTGCCCCATCTCAAGGGTGCCTCAATGCTGCAGGTTCTCTACCTGACCCCTAAAAGGCCCAAATACCCGGGTGACGGATGCTTCTCAGTGACAAACCACTTTTGTTGCTCgacacactcctccctcccccagcctggcTTGATGGACAGAGTCTCT comes from Diceros bicornis minor isolate mBicDic1 chromosome 4, mDicBic1.mat.cur, whole genome shotgun sequence and encodes:
- the ARHGEF11 gene encoding rho guanine nucleotide exchange factor 11 isoform X4 gives rise to the protein MSVRLPQSIDRLSSLSLGDSAPERKSPSHHRQSSDTSETTGLVQRCVIIQKDQHGFGFTVSGDRVVLVQSVRPGGAAMKAGVKEGDRIIKVNGTMVTNSSHLEVVKLIKSGAYVALTLLGSSPSSVGVSGLQQDPGPAGAPRVTPVIPPPPPPPPLPPPQRITGPKPLQDPEFQKHATQILRNMLRQEEKELQDILPLYGDTSQRSSEGRLSLDSQEADSGLDSGTERFPSLSESLMNRNSVLSDPGLDSPRTSPVIISRATQHHRRQGSDAPVPSTSDQGVDQSPKPLIIGPEEDYDPGYFNNESDIIFQDLEKLKSRPAHLGVFLRYIFSQADPSPLLFYLCAEVYQQTNPKDSRILGKDIWNIFLDKNAPLRVKLPEILQAEIDLRLRNSEDVRSILCEAQEAALPEIQEQIHDYRTKRTLGLGSLYGENDLLDLDGDPLRERQVAEKQLAALGDILSKYEEDRSAPMDFALNTYMSHAGIRLREARSSNTAEKAQSAPDKDKWLPFFPKTKKQSSNSKKEKDALEDKKRNPILKYIGKPKSSSQSTFHIPLSPVEVKPGNVRNIIQHFENNQQYDAPEPGMQRLSTGSFPEDLLESDSSRSEIRLGRSESLKGREEMKRSRKAENVPRSRSDVDMDAAAEAARLHQSASSSASSLSTRSLENPTPPFTPRMGRKSIESPNLGFCTDALLPHLLEDDLGQLSDLEPEPDAQNWQHTVGKDVVAGLSQREIDRQEVINELFVTEASHLRTLRVLDLIFYQRMKKENLMPREELARLFPNLPELIEIHNSWCEAMRKLREEGPIIKEISDLMLARFDGPAREELQQVAAQFCSYQSIALELIKTRQRKESRFQLFMQEAESHPQCRRLQLRDLIISEMQRLTKYPLLLENIIKHTEGGTSEHEKLCRARDQCREILKYVNEAVKQTENRHRLEGYQKRLDTTSLERASNPLAAEFKSLDLTTRKMIHEGPLTWRISKDKTLDLHVLLLEDLLVLLQKQDEKLLLKCHSKTAVGSSDSKQTFSPVLKLNAVLIRSVATDKRAFFIICTSELGPPQIYELVALTSSDKNTWMELLDEAVRNATRHPGTAPAPVHRPPPGPQEPAHPSPTRSRVGLDDSEVFHGEPEPDELPRGTGPQQRVKGKHPVLLEDPEQEGSVEEEEVGVLPHASTSLDVENRGSRTRDPILLPLPGPLFMEGLADAALEDVENLRHLILWSLLPGHSVEPQAAREPEDDLTPTPSVISITSHPWDPGSPGPAATGGEGDNTQLPGPEGGQPEQEDVALSSLEHLPPRTRNSGIWESPELDRNLEEETSSTETAGSYKVVRKAEVAGSKVVPALPESGQSEPEPPEVEGGAKATGNCFYVSMPAGPLDSSTDPSGAPTNHSQPDSLPAWQAEPPPQLPGSNGDQRRPGRSPPSLALRDVGMIFCTIEQLTLKLNRLKDMELAHRELLRSLGGESSGGTTPVGSFHTEVARWTDSALSLPAKEAVASDSRDSHALGPCPEGGPGTPLEDSVAEAATSPGL